AATCCGAAAAACAACATAAGATAGTCAAGGAAATGTATATATGCCCTATATGTCATAATAATTGGAAATCTATCGGTTAAATTTAATACTCCAAATTCCAATGCAAATCCAAGTATAAAAAAAATAGGCTTCTTTATGTCTATTTCTGCGATACCGCTGATTTTACCTCTTCTTATTAATCCATATATCAATGATGCACCAAGAGAATCAAAAATCATGCTTAAAATCCTCCTTATTCTTTTCATATGCTTTCTTAAAAAGATTTATTATCCTTGGGCTAAACTGTGTGCCTTCACTATCAACTATTATCTTATATGCTTCATCTCTTGTATATGCGTCACGATATGGCCTGTCCGAAACAAGTGCATCAAAAACATCTGCGATAGAAAGTATCTCTGCTTCAAGCGGTATCTGCTTTCCGCTTATACCGTCGGGATAACCCTTTCCATTGTACCACTCATGATGATACCTTACCCAATATCGGACATTTTTCAGAAATGGTACATCCTTTAATATTTCATATCCACTCATAGGATGCATCTTAATATAATCATACTCTTCTTTTGAAAGTTTGCCAGGTTTATTTAAAATATTTTCTATTATGCCTATTTTACCTACATCATGTAAAAGAGCTGCAATGCGTACCATCTCTGTATGTGCCTCACTGAATCCTGCTTCTCTGCACAAATAAACAGATAATTTTTCAACACTTTTTGAGTGTCCTAAAGTGTATTTATCTTTTGCTTCCAATGCTTTTGTGAGGGCATTTATTGTATCATAATATGAACGCTTTAAATCCATGTAAAGTTTAAACATATACCTTACCATTAAAAGCGGTACAAAAAATATAACGAGTGTAATATATCCATATGCTATAAAAGCCGATGCCATTAATATACCTATAAAAGCTAGAAATAAGAAATTGATCAAGGTCCAACTGAAATCAGATGTCCATATTGACAAAATTGGTTTTTTAAGCAAAAAAGAGAGAAGAACAGCTACAATACCAGAATTTGAAAAATAATATACCGCGGAAGCTATAATCGCTGGAATTAAATATTTTGGATATACGTACCTTCCAGGGACACCACCCAAATATTTATAAACGAATCCGCCCAAAAACACACTTATAGTTATTTGTGAAATATTAAATAAAGTTTTATAGTATGGAGTATTTAACGCACATTTCATTTTCCTATTAACATGTCTAATCAGAAGCAAGTTACCAATTGAAGCTATTATTGCGCCTTCTAGAGGACCATATAATAATATAGCCATTAAATCTACTGCATAGGCAACAGAAACCGAAACATTATTATTTATGTATATTGGTAAAGATTCACAAATAGCTGAAAAGATAATTAAAATCAGAATATCACTGATATAATGTATATTAATATTAACTATTGAATATATTATAACCGAAATACCAATAATTATAATAAATGTTATATAAAAAATCAACTTTTTACTCAAAATATCATCCTCCATAAAAATATACCCAAACCGTTTATCCCCAAGTGAAATTTGCACCACCAGCAAGTGCTAATGCTAATAAAGCAAACAATACTTTTATTAATGTTGCCTTTTTCATCCTGAAACCCTCCTTTAACCAAGTTGCTCCTCTGCTCTTTAGCTTCAGGCGAAACGCTACGCTAAATAAAGGTTTGGGTTAAAAATAAACTATTTAATTGTTAAGGATTGTTATAAGACGCCTATTTAAAGCGTCCAATGTCGCCTTTACAGCTGCTTCACCCTCATCTTTTTTAATAAGGCAGGATCCAACAAGCATTTCTTCATACTGATGTGTCGCATGTGTAAGGGCAACAACTACAACATGATTTTTTGCAATTGGAAATATATCAACATCTTCTAAAATGAGATTGTGTTCATCAGAAATTATCTTGGATAAGCAGTCAATTGTTGCATTTACGATTATCCTGTTTTTATTCCTTGAAGTATTGAGACCACGAGCTACCCCTTCATATATTTCAGTACCACGTGTCAATGTAACAGTCGCTTCCATATTTATTCCCGTGTTCACACATGTAAGGCTGACAAAAGCAAGTCTATTATCGTTATATGCTCTACCACCTGTCTCAATCTGTGCAACACTAATTATCTTATAATTAATATCTATGTTAAACTCAGCCATTAATACAGACTGTACGTCTCTTGCTATCTGCTTAGCACTTCTAGAGTTATCTGAGAGGACATGAATTTCTACTATCTCATTTCCATTTGCAACAACTTTGCTTGAAATCACACTTTGCACTTTATTTATCAATTCTTCCATGGAACTGATGACATCATTAGTTAATTCAGCCACAATATTCACACCCTATCTATAAATATCCATACTCACATATAAAAATATATTCTACAAAAACTGCTATATTCCTTCTTTTTAAATAAAAAAAATTTGAGGTTTTACCCTCAAATTTTTTTGCCCTACATTGTCGGTTCTATTAAACCATATCGCCCATCTTTTCTCTTATATACGACTGTAAAATCGTCTGTCTCAGAATTAGTGAAAACAAAGAAATTATGTCCAAGTAAATTCATTTGAAGTATAGCTTCTTCAATTGACATAGGTTTAATTGAGAATCTCTTTGTCTTAACTACCTCAAATTCGTTTTCCTCTGATGATCCATTCTTTATGTAATCCTGTGGAATATCAAATCTTATAGATTCAGTTGCAAAATTATTTTTTATCTTTGTCTTGTATTTCAATATCTGCTTTTCGAGTTTGTCAACTACATTATCAATAGAAGCATACATATCATCGCTTACTTCTTCAGCTCTAAAAATCATTCCCTTAAATGGTATCGTAACCTCAGCAATCTGATTATTTTTTTGAACGCTTAGTACAACCCTTGCTTCAGTATCTTCGGTAAAAAGCTTTTCAATCTTGCTAAGACTTTTATTAGCTGAATTTCTAAGCCCATCCGTTATTATCATTCCGTTTTTCCCGCTTACTGTTATTTTCATTTTATACAACTCCTTTCTCTCTGTGTTTATAATAATTCTACACAAAAAATAATATCCCTGCAAGTTCTAAAAGAAGTATTGTTAGCTAATTATATTTAATTTCTGAAGTTTATTTAGATAAATCATCATTATTCAAATATTTAAGGGCGTGATAACTCAAACCTCTATTGTAAAATAAAATCCATATAATTAAAAAAATACCGATTAATTCGGTATCATAAAATTTTACTTAAAAATTCTCTTGTCTTTGTTTTGAACATTTTTAAAAACTTCTGATAGTACCCCTTAATCTAATATTTTCCCATCATTAACAAAAACCACTTTATCTGCTACTTCCCTTGCAAACCTCATTTTATGTGGAAGTCGTTCCTAAAAAACTTACAATCTTTATGTTTGACATTTTTAAAAGTGCCACAAGTAGACCCAATATTGCACCAAATGCGACTGATATATGTGTCAGTTCAATTGTCATTATTATACCATTTATAAAAAGCTGTTTATATTGAGTCATACTCGAAGGATTAATGTAAAAGATACGTGATTTGAAATGTTCATTAAAAAAAGATTAAAGGGCATCCATTCTATAGATGCCCCTAATAATCCTCTTTACTTTATTTGTGGTAAAAGTGAAGGGGATTACTTATTTACTCCAGCAACTCTTCTGTCTCTTCTGGAGTTAAACTGATTGTTTCTTTGTTTTTTTGCATCTCTGCAAGCTTTACATCTTACTGGTGCATTTTGAAAACCTTTTTGCGCGTAAAATTCTTGTTCGCCGGCAGTCCAAACGAATTCTGCCCCACAGTCTTTGCAGACCAATGTCTTGTCTTGATACATAATAAATAATCCCCTCACTTTGATTTAATTAATTTACCGTATAATCACTTAGATTATACGGTAATATTATACCACCACAACAAAATTTTATCAACAAAATTTAAAAAACTTTTTAATTGTATAAATTTTTTTATCAAACTTTATTAGAAGTTATCGCTTTTTATCAACGAAATAGCTATCTGGAGAATAATATTTCACATATTCAATGTAACCATTTTTACCTTTTGATAATTCATTTAGCTTGCTTTCAACCTTTTTAAAGGTTTTATTTATGTCTTCCATATTTTTGTCGTCCTTTTCCTTAATCTTTGATAATGTTGACTTTATATCTATTAATATGCCTTTTAATTTGCTTTTATCAGTATTATTATTAGATGTATTAAATATGCTGTCTATCTTATTAACCTTTTTATATAAATTATACATTGGTATAAAATCTGTATCAATCTTATCTATATTGTCTATAATACCTTGCTTTTTTATTAACAGATTTTTGATATCGTCGAGATTTTGTGAATTTATGGCTGTGTTTAGATCATCATTAAGGATTAGTAAAGTTTCTAAAAATTTTAACTTATCTTCTGCTAATTCTATGAGCCTTTTTACATCGCTAATCATTATATCAACCCTTTGAATATACTTTTGAACGAACTTTATTTACACCCTTTGTCCACGTATCCTTTAAATCACTTACTAATGTTTTTACCTCATCAAGAGCTTCTGTATCTTTTTTTAGATTTGCTTCTACAAGCCTTCTTGAAATATATTCATATATATTATAAAGATTTTTTGATATATCATACTGCATGTCAAGCGTCGCCATTAGTTCTAAAACTATATCCTGTGCTCTCATAATACTATTATGAGCCTTCTCGATATTTTTATCTTTTATGGCTAACTTTGCTTCTTCTATGAAACGAATAACGCCATTATATAGCATCAAAACTAATTCTTCTGGGCTCGCTGTCATTATAGAATTTTGTTTGTACTCCATGTATGGATCAAACATTTATAAATTCCCCTTTCTTTTTTTATATAAGTTAACCAGAAGTACCGCCAAGCTGACGACTCAACCATTGACTCTGCGAATTCATCTGTCCTATATATGTCTCGAGCTGTGTAAACTGGGCATAATACTGCTGTTCAAGTGTATTTAAATGGTCTTGCATGTCTGCCATTCTTTGGTCCAATTCTCTTATTTGCTGACCTATGAAACTATTATCGTATAATTGATATTGCCCGCCTCCTGCCTCATTAGTAATCAAATCTATGCCTTTATTAACTGCATAATAAAGTCGTGATGCTATTCCGTCAGTACTATTTGCACCTGGTTTTGTAGAATCTGTTACTTTCGTAAACAGGTCAATTACCTCTTGTGGGTTATTTTGTATAGCATCTTTTAGCTTAGTTTCATCTATATATAGTTTTCCTCCTTCATACCACTGTCCCGTCGTAATTCCAATTGAGCTCAACGTCACACTTTTTCCGTCAGAAGCCGTTACAGTACCTGATATAACATTTCTCAATGAATAATATATTGATGTAAGGCTGTCATTGCCGTTTAAATCACCACTTCTCGCCTTTTGTTCCCACAATGTTATATCGTTATCCTTCATTGCCTGTTTCTGGGCATCTGTAAGTGGCGGATAATCATAATATCTTTTTTCAGATAATTTTGTATTTATCTTTGTTATTATATTATTATAGCTGTCAACAAAGCTCTTTATGGTATTGTATATCGTATCTGTGTCGTTTTGGACTGAAAGAGTTGTTGTTCCAGTTCCTATTAGATTAACGTTGATGCCAAGTAATTGAAAATTATTTGTATTTTCTGAATAAACTATTGCATTAGTAGAAGTATCGTTCAACGTAAACTGTGCATCTTTACCTTGTATTATCGACAATTTTAAAGTATTAGTAATAAATGAAGAAGTATCATTACTAAAATTAATCTGCGATTTTAAACCCGTAGTATTTGAAATTAAAAATAGCCTGCCCAAATTACTATCATATGTAGCACTTATATGGGTTGTACTAGTTGCATCATTTATTGCTGTAACAACATCATTTATTGTAGCACCAGGTTTTATTCTTATAGTTGCTGATGTATTAATTTCTCCATTTGATAATGTAAATGTTATATCTTGAGTCGTTGTATTTAAATTATCGGTAGAAGAAATTACACTACTTGTTGCAGTTGCCGCTGATGCCAGTTGTTTTACTGTCAAAGTGTATGTTCCATTTACTGCGCCACTACCTGCCGTTGCAGTTGCAACTGCAGTATTTGATGATGTAACACTTTTTGCAAGATATGTTCCCTGCAGTTTCATCTTAAATAAATTATTGTCTCTTAAAGCTAAAAGCTGTGTATTAATGTCTTTTAGATCTTCCTGCTGCCACTGTAGCCACTGTTTCTGCTGGCTCAGCTTGTCAAGTGGTATACTCGCAGCTTGCATAAGCTGTTTCACCATTGATTCTGTATCGAGCCCAGATGCAAGTCCGCTTACTCTTAACAAATTGCTAGTGTTATAGCTTTGCATACTAATTGGATCCATAATTTTCCCTCCTATATTTTTCTATCAACAAATATTCCGGCAATCTTCCATAGCCCTGCGACCAAATCCAATATTTTTTCTGGTGGTATCTCGTCAATTACCTCATTCGTAGCACTATCAACAATTTTTACAACTATCGTATTTGTTGGTTTATGTACAGAAAATTCAAAATATGTTCCATTGCTGTTTTTTATCCTATTATTTTCATTATTTATCTCGTCTTTTAAAGAATTATCATTAATTGGTCTTTTTAATATGTCCTTTACTTTATTTATCTCGTCAGACAATACATTGTCTACGAAATTGTTCTTTCCTCCTTCTAAAGAAACTCCCTTAATCACTTAAATTACCTCCTAAAAACTTTTTATCCTTTGTTATAATGTACTATTTTTTATATCGGCAAAGCAATTAAAAAAATTAGCGGATTCATTCTCCGCTACTTTTTTTTCGTTCCATATATTCTACAATAAGCTTATCAAGTTCCTGACTTATTTCAAGCGCTTTTGGCTTATCAATATTGCACTTATTTAACTCCCCCTTTAGGCATTTTATCTTCCTTTCAACATCATCTTTTTTAAAATAGTGTTCTTTTATAACCTTTGCCATATTTTCCTCCATAATATTATGATATCCACATTATATCATATATTATATATCGGATAAATTAAAATTTTATTAAGATTTTATAACAAAATTTCTCACCCTTTACATAAGACTTTCATATATTATTTACAGATGAAAGTCAATTTCATTTGATTTTATTCTCACTATCTTAACAATTTATTTTTGAGGGGGCATTAGAATGTGTGGCATTGCAGGATGGGTAAATTTTGAAATAGACTTATCACATAAAGATAAAATACTTGCAGCAATGGGAGAAAAACTTATTAATAGAGGACCTGATAGCTCTGGAATGTGGTTATCACCCCATTGTGCCATTGCACAAAGAAGGCTCATCGTAATAGATCCTGAAGGTGGAATCCAGCCTATGATCAAAAAATTTGGCAGTAGGACATATGTTATTGTATATAATGGTGAACTTTATAATACAGATGAATTGCGAGATGAACTAAAATCATTTGGACATACTTTTAGCGGACACTCTGATACAGATGTCCTTTTGACATCATATATTGAGTGGGGTCCTGAATGTGTAAATAAGCTAAACGGCATTTATGCTTTCGCAGTCTGGGATGATCATGAAAATAGGCTGTTTCTCGCAAGAGACCACTTGGGCATAAAACCTCTTTTTTATACATTAAAAAATGGTTCTCTCCTTTTTGGCTCTGAAATAAAAGCTATTTTAGCGCATCCCGATATTAAAGCAGAAATAGGTCCGGAAGGCCTTGCAGAAATATTTGTCATGGGACCGACAAGAACACCAGGCAATGGAATATTCCGAGGCATATATGAACTTAAGCCAGGTCATTATCTAATATACAACCGCAATGGGATACAAACAAATCAATATTGGTCACTTGAAAGCCATCCACATGAAGATGACCTTAATACAACTTTAGAAAAAGTCCGCTTTTTTCTGGATGATGCTTCTAAACGTCAGCTTGTATCAGATGTACCATTGTGTTCACTATTATCAGGTGGCCTTGACTCTACTGCAGTATCTACATTTGCAAATGAAAAACTAAAAAAACTTGGAAGTAGGCTTATAACATATTCTGTCGACTATGCAGGAAATGATAAATACTTTAAGCCGAATCAATTCCAGCCAAATACAGATGCAGATTTTGTAGGTAAGGTTTCAAAAGAGATAGATACGAAGCACAATTACGTCTTTATTGACAATGAAAAATTAGCAGACGCATTAAAACCTGCATTATATGCAAGAGACTTGCCTGGGATGGCTGATGTAGACTCATCATTATATCTCTTTTTAAGGGAAGTCAAAAGAGATGTAACAGTAGCACTTTCAGGTGAAGGTGCCGATGAAGTATTCGGCGGGTATCCATGGTTTAGGAATAAAAGTGCAATAGAATCAAATACTTTTCCATGGATCAGAATGGTAAATGAGCGGATGAAACTGCTCTCACCCTATGTTGTAGAATCAATCCGTCCAATTGAATACCTAAATGACCGATATACAGAGGCACTCAATGAAGTACCACACCTTCCTGGCGAAGATAAACATGCCGCACGCATGAGAGAAATATTTTACCTTAATCTTACAAGATTTCTATCCATGCTTCTTGATCGTATGGACAGGATGAGTATGGCATCTGGCTTAGAGGTTCGTGTTCCATTCTTGGACCCCAGGCTTGTCAAATACGTATGGAACATTCCCTGGGAAATGAAAAATCTAAATAACAGAGAAAAGGGATTGTTAAGGCATGCTTTAAAAGGTTATATACCTGATTTAGTAGTTGAAAGAAAAAAGAGCCCGTATCCAAAAACACACAATCCGATATTTAGAAATGTAGTAAGAAGATGGGTACAAGAGATAATAGATGATCCTACCTCACCCCTTTTACAACTGATAAATAAAGAAGAAGTACAAAAGCTAATCGATGCAGACGCAAAAGCATTTGATCCGGCATGGTTCTCACAACTTATGGGAGGACCGCAGCTTTTCGCATATCTTGTTCAGATTAATTTCTGGCTAAAAGATTATAATATTACTTTAGTATAAGTAAATCAATTTAAACTCATAGGAAAAGATAATACAGTATAGCATACATTAATACAATATATAATATATGAGCAGCAATTTACGAATGACCTTTTTATAAAGCGGCTTTACTATCTATGCGATTATTTTTTATTATAAAAGAGCTATCCAAAAAGCTCTTTTATAATTTTTAATGAACAAATGTTTGTGCTATAATATGTATATAAAAATGATAGAGGTGTAGCTGTATGGATCTTTTTGATAAAATAAGAATCCTGTCTGATGCAGCAAAATATGATGTATCATGTTCGTCGAGCGGTAGCAATAGAAAAAATAATAATGGTGGTATTGGCAATGCCGCATATTATGGCATTTGCCATAGCTGGTCAGATGATGGAAAATGCATATCACTTCTAAAAATATTATTTACAAATATCTGCATATATAACTGTTCCTATTGCGTAAACAGATGTACAAATGATGTTGAAAGAGCAGCATTTACACCAGATGAGCTTGCAGATCTCACGATTAATTTCTACCGTCGCAATTACATAGAAGGATTATTTTTAAGCTCAGCAGTGTACAAAAGTCCTGATTATACTATGGAGCTTTTAATAAAAACAGTCAAAAAACTGCGGGAAGAATACAATTTTAATGGATACATACACCTTAAAGCGATACCAGGCGCTGATATAAACTTAATAAGGTTAGCAGGTCTTTATGCAGATCGTATGAGCGTCAATATAGAACTTCCATCTGAAAAATCGTTGAAGCTATTAGCACCGCAAAAGAAAAAAGAGGCAATTTTAAAGCCCATGAGATATATACATAATCAGTTAGTAGAAAATAAGGAGTCAAAAAAGCTCATTCGTCATATAGATAAATTTGTACCAGCGGGTCAGACAACACAGCTTATAATCGGTGCAACACCTGAAAGCGATAGAACAATACTAAAACTTTCTGAAAATCTATATATGAAGTACAATCTAAAAAGAGTCTATTACTCTGCATATATCCCTGTTGCATCGGGTGCTAATCTTCCGGCTATATCATCACCGCCATTATTGAGGGAACACCGCCTATATCAGGCTGACTGGCTTTTAAGGTATTATGGCTTTAACGCAGATGAATTGCTAGATGAATCAAATCCAAACTTTGATTCATCTCTGGATCCAAAATGCGATTGGGCACTTAAAAATCTTCATCTCTTTCCTGTTGAAGTAAATATTGCTGATTACAATATGCTTCTAAGAGTCCCAGGAATCGGCGTGAAAACAGCAAAGCGTATAATTGCCGCAAGGCGTGTTTGTTCCTTAAATTATGATGCACTTAAAAATATAGGTGTCGTCTTAAAAAGGGCAAAATATTTTATAACTTGCAATGGCAAATATTATGGTGGATGCGAGTTAGATGATAATATGATAAGAAATAAATTATCAACAAAGAACAATGTAATAGATGAACAGCTTTCTATATTTAGCTTATTTCAAAATTCTGCAGAAACAAATTTGCCCGTATTAAGAACATAAATAATCATGGATTTCATAATATGTACAGCAAAGAGCTCCTTTGCCTGTCATTCAGATCGTAGCGAAGAACCTCTGACCCATTAGGAATACGCAAGATTTATATGGAAAGGAATGAATACATATGCTTAATTATCTTTTTGATGGATCATTTGATGGTCTAATGACAGTTATCTATGAATCATATTATAAGCATCAAGTACCTGATAATATTATTATAAAAGGAGAATTGCAGCAAAATATGCTAAGTCAAAATATTTACATAGAAACAGATATAGAAAAATCAGAAAAAGTCCAAAATGCCATTAAGAACAAAATATCCCGTGAATCATTAAAAAATATTTTCTATGCCTATTTATCGGAACTCGACAGTTCATACATTTTAATATACAAATATATAAGGATGGGATTTAAATTAGGTAAAAAAATCGATAACTACCTCTCAAATGAAACTGTATTTAATGTACATAAAATTAGGCAAAAAGTATCGCATGAGTCACATAAGATGATAGAACTTATTAGGTTTAAAGAAATAAAAAAAGGTTTGTATTATGCAAAGATACATCCGGACTACAATGTTTTATGTCTTATAGTGCCACATTTCGCATCGAGATTTCAAAACCAGTATTTCATGATAAATGACATCAGAAGAAATATAACCGCGATATATGATAAAAATGATTGGATAATAACAGATATGTTACCCGAAAATATTATGTTAACCAATGATGAAGAAAATTACGAAAATCTCTGGAAGGTTTATTATGAAAATATTGCCATAAAAGAAAGAAAAAACCCCCGACTTCAAAGACAAAACATGCCAAAGAAGTACTGGGATCTACTAGTAGAAAAGTCTTAATATGCCTGCTCTAATGGATATATTTTATACCGTATCGGTTCAATTTATCGAATCTTATCTTCAAATTGAAGAATTGATGTAAATTTCTCAATAAAAGGCGTTCCTGATGAAGTCAGTAAAAGCGTCGATGTCACTCCAACTTCATTTACCGGAACAAATTTATATTCATTACCCTTTTTTACACCATATCCGCTAAAGTCATGTATAATATATGGAATCCCATTTTCAGTTCCTATATACATCATAGCATGACCAGGCATATATATAGCGGCACCTGGTTTTACTTCATTAAAAAGCTTTATTCTATCCTGTGCTTTTGTATCTTCTCCAAATTTATATGATAGACCTACACCGCCTTCTTGTTCATCGGCGTTCCTTGGAAGTCTAAATCCAAATGTCTTATATACATACATTATAAAGCTTGAGCAATCCCTTCCATTAAAGCTGTCACCCCAGCCATACCTATCACCAAGAAGTTTAAATGCCTGTCTTAAAATATTTGCTCTCGTATATGGAAGGTAACCTATATTTACATCTTGCAACATTGATACCAATGCATCCTTAAATACAAGATTTCCATTAACATCTCTTGTAGGCAACTTAACAACATGATTTCCAAATGTATTTTGATTACCTATACTTACAAGCTTATTATTTTCTAGGGGTATCCTTGTACCCATATCAAATTCTAGTTCTGAAATATCTTTATCAAATGGGTTAAACTGTGTCCTTATGTGATTACCCGTTACAACTATAAAGTCCTTTGTATCTAAATAATCAAATATTTCCTTTTTGTCTTTAGCAATGGCTATATCATCTTTTTTAACCCATCCCCTGTAATTGTACATCTGCACAAAAAACCATTTACCATCATAACTTGTATGAAGTATAATAACAGGTTCTATTGCTTGACATCCCGTTTCTTGAAATCTATCAAATTCAATATCCCCTTTTATGCTGTATATACCGATATCTGTCGGAAATGTCCGTATGGAAGTATTTCTTACAGTTATACCATATTTTACAGGGTTTATTTTTTTGATACCAACTAAATTTGTATTTTCTATTAAAGAATCATAAAAATCTTTTGCCACAGCATTTCCATTAGCAAAATATCTTTCTTTTGTAGGGACTTTGTATTCACTAATATACTCCATCAATTCATCTTTTGTAAGACTTTCTTTGTATTTTTCAAGATTATATACTTTATTAATTCTTTCTATTATCTTTTGATTAAATTCGCTTATCTCATTTTTCGTCATTATTACTTTATCGGCATCATGAATTTTTCTGATCCAATAATCCGCATGAAGCATTTCATCTGTGGTTCCAGGTATATTATTGATAATACCACTCCTCTCATAAGCATAGCTGGCTGCTAAACCAAAGCACATAATCAATATTATTTTTTCCTTACCATTGTTATAACTTTTTTAAGTAATATCATAAAATCTACATTATTTGTTCAGTAAAAAGCTAAAAAAGATTTTGCATATAAACAAGTAAAACTGAAAATACGCCTTTAATAAATTCATGATGTTATCTTTAAAAAATCAATAAGTATACATATTAGCTTTTTATTCCTTTTATGCATAGTCCCGTACCATCAGAAAAAGATATCTCTGGTCCATTATAAATAACACCACCTATAACAGGGTCATCTTTTAAGAGATATGCGGCATCAAGGTCATATTTTGTAATGTTGTGGCATGCAGCAGCAAAATGTGCAGCCGCTGTAACAGATACCTTGCACTCCATCATACTTCCTATCATACACTCTATCCCTGCAGCTTCAGCCATCGCATTTATCTTTAGTGCATTGTGTATTCCGCCGCATTTCATAAGCTTTATATTAAGGATATCCGCGGCTCTTTTGCTTATTATCATTAAAGCGTCTTGCGGTGAGAATAAACTCTCATCTGCCATAACCGGAATAGGAACATTATCTGTAACCATTTTTAACCCATCAATATCATGTGCTATTACAGGCTGCTCTACAAGCTCAATATCATAGTCAGAAAGCTTATTTATAACATATATTGCCTCTTTCGCATTCCAGCCTTGATTAGCATCAAGGCGTATTTTGGCATCCTTTCCCGCCGCATCTCTTATTGCTTTAACTCTTTCTATATCCTTTTTGTAATTACCTCCAACTTTAATTTTAAACGTATCAAAGCCTTCCTGAATCGCATCAAGTGTATCATTTACCATTGTTTCAACGTCATTGAGGCTTATAGTTATGTCTGTCTTAATGCTATTTCTATAGCCTCCGAGATATCTATATAATGGTGTTTTATAGTATTGTCCAAGTATATCATATATAGCTATATCACATGCCGCTTTTGCACTTGAATTGTGCAAAATACACTTATCAAGTTTTAGCATTAGATT
This portion of the Thermoanaerobacterium sp. RBIITD genome encodes:
- a CDS encoding putative DNA modification/repair radical SAM protein, with product MDLFDKIRILSDAAKYDVSCSSSGSNRKNNNGGIGNAAYYGICHSWSDDGKCISLLKILFTNICIYNCSYCVNRCTNDVERAAFTPDELADLTINFYRRNYIEGLFLSSAVYKSPDYTMELLIKTVKKLREEYNFNGYIHLKAIPGADINLIRLAGLYADRMSVNIELPSEKSLKLLAPQKKKEAILKPMRYIHNQLVENKESKKLIRHIDKFVPAGQTTQLIIGATPESDRTILKLSENLYMKYNLKRVYYSAYIPVASGANLPAISSPPLLREHRLYQADWLLRYYGFNADELLDESNPNFDSSLDPKCDWALKNLHLFPVEVNIADYNMLLRVPGIGVKTAKRIIAARRVCSLNYDALKNIGVVLKRAKYFITCNGKYYGGCELDDNMIRNKLSTKNNVIDEQLSIFSLFQNSAETNLPVLRT
- a CDS encoding SH3 domain-containing protein, encoding MLHADYWIRKIHDADKVIMTKNEISEFNQKIIERINKVYNLEKYKESLTKDELMEYISEYKVPTKERYFANGNAVAKDFYDSLIENTNLVGIKKINPVKYGITVRNTSIRTFPTDIGIYSIKGDIEFDRFQETGCQAIEPVIILHTSYDGKWFFVQMYNYRGWVKKDDIAIAKDKKEIFDYLDTKDFIVVTGNHIRTQFNPFDKDISELEFDMGTRIPLENNKLVSIGNQNTFGNHVVKLPTRDVNGNLVFKDALVSMLQDVNIGYLPYTRANILRQAFKLLGDRYGWGDSFNGRDCSSFIMYVYKTFGFRLPRNADEQEGGVGLSYKFGEDTKAQDRIKLFNEVKPGAAIYMPGHAMMYIGTENGIPYIIHDFSGYGVKKGNEYKFVPVNEVGVTSTLLLTSSGTPFIEKFTSILQFEDKIR
- a CDS encoding dipeptide epimerase — translated: MKINNIETLLIKAPVKKPFKTSLRTVFEVEDVVVKMTTDDGYIGYGEAAETAVITGDIKGSVIDAIERYIKPTIMGMDILDFDNLMLKLDKCILHNSSAKAACDIAIYDILGQYYKTPLYRYLGGYRNSIKTDITISLNDVETMVNDTLDAIQEGFDTFKIKVGGNYKKDIERVKAIRDAAGKDAKIRLDANQGWNAKEAIYVINKLSDYDIELVEQPVIAHDIDGLKMVTDNVPIPVMADESLFSPQDALMIISKRAADILNIKLMKCGGIHNALKINAMAEAAGIECMIGSMMECKVSVTAAAHFAAACHNITKYDLDAAYLLKDDPVIGGVIYNGPEISFSDGTGLCIKGIKS
- a CDS encoding TIGR03915 family putative DNA repair protein; translation: MLNYLFDGSFDGLMTVIYESYYKHQVPDNIIIKGELQQNMLSQNIYIETDIEKSEKVQNAIKNKISRESLKNIFYAYLSELDSSYILIYKYIRMGFKLGKKIDNYLSNETVFNVHKIRQKVSHESHKMIELIRFKEIKKGLYYAKIHPDYNVLCLIVPHFASRFQNQYFMINDIRRNITAIYDKNDWIITDMLPENIMLTNDEENYENLWKVYYENIAIKERKNPRLQRQNMPKKYWDLLVEKS
- the asnB gene encoding asparagine synthase (glutamine-hydrolyzing), whose protein sequence is MCGIAGWVNFEIDLSHKDKILAAMGEKLINRGPDSSGMWLSPHCAIAQRRLIVIDPEGGIQPMIKKFGSRTYVIVYNGELYNTDELRDELKSFGHTFSGHSDTDVLLTSYIEWGPECVNKLNGIYAFAVWDDHENRLFLARDHLGIKPLFYTLKNGSLLFGSEIKAILAHPDIKAEIGPEGLAEIFVMGPTRTPGNGIFRGIYELKPGHYLIYNRNGIQTNQYWSLESHPHEDDLNTTLEKVRFFLDDASKRQLVSDVPLCSLLSGGLDSTAVSTFANEKLKKLGSRLITYSVDYAGNDKYFKPNQFQPNTDADFVGKVSKEIDTKHNYVFIDNEKLADALKPALYARDLPGMADVDSSLYLFLREVKRDVTVALSGEGADEVFGGYPWFRNKSAIESNTFPWIRMVNERMKLLSPYVVESIRPIEYLNDRYTEALNEVPHLPGEDKHAARMREIFYLNLTRFLSMLLDRMDRMSMASGLEVRVPFLDPRLVKYVWNIPWEMKNLNNREKGLLRHALKGYIPDLVVERKKSPYPKTHNPIFRNVVRRWVQEIIDDPTSPLLQLINKEEVQKLIDADAKAFDPAWFSQLMGGPQLFAYLVQINFWLKDYNITLV